From Pseudarthrobacter equi, a single genomic window includes:
- the treS gene encoding maltose alpha-D-glucosyltransferase, which translates to MSFNPQSSGQHFTPKSTFELNAPGLQHDPLWYRKAVFYEVLVRAFADANGDGSGDFSGLIDRLDYLQWLGVDCLWLPPFFQSPLRDGGYDISDYNSVLDEFGTISDFKRLVAEAHARGVRVIIDLPLNHTSDQHPWFQESRKDPDGPYGDFYVWSDTDEKYQDARIIFVDTEESNWTFDPIRRQFFWHRFFSHQPDLNFENPKVIEALFDVVRFWLDQGIDGFRADAIPYLFEEEGTNCENLPATHDFLRKLRAMVDESYPGRVIIAEANQPPNEVVEYFGTEEEPECHMAFHFPIMPRLYYALRDQKAAPIIETMRDTPDIPEGAQWGTFLRNHDELTLEMVTADERAAMLGWYAPDPRMRANIGIRRRLAPLLDNSRAEIELINALLLSLPGSPFLYYGDEIGMGDNIWLEDRDAVRTPMQWNPDRNAGFSHADPGKLYLPPIQSLVYNYSMANVEAEAAHSGSLLRWTRQILSVRRNHPAFGLGAFKHVEADHDAVLAYLRELPEGNSAGLNGETVLCAFNLSQHPVAATLRVPEYAGRGLRDVFGGQVFPGINDDGTLTLTLGSHDFFWLRLRSATSSPSSPYTQALPILSIEN; encoded by the coding sequence GTGAGTTTCAATCCGCAAAGTTCCGGCCAGCACTTCACGCCCAAAAGCACGTTTGAGCTGAATGCTCCGGGCCTCCAGCATGATCCGCTGTGGTACCGGAAAGCCGTTTTCTATGAGGTGCTGGTACGGGCTTTTGCGGATGCCAACGGTGACGGCTCCGGGGATTTCTCCGGCCTCATCGACAGGCTCGACTACCTTCAATGGCTGGGCGTGGATTGCCTGTGGCTGCCGCCGTTCTTCCAGTCACCCCTGCGGGACGGCGGCTACGACATCTCGGACTACAACTCCGTACTGGACGAGTTCGGGACCATCAGCGACTTCAAGCGGCTGGTGGCCGAGGCGCATGCCAGGGGAGTGCGGGTGATCATCGACCTGCCGCTGAACCACACCTCGGACCAGCACCCCTGGTTCCAGGAATCCCGCAAGGACCCCGACGGCCCGTACGGCGATTTCTACGTGTGGAGCGACACCGACGAAAAGTACCAGGACGCCCGCATCATCTTCGTCGACACCGAGGAATCGAACTGGACGTTCGATCCCATCCGCCGGCAGTTCTTTTGGCACCGGTTCTTCAGCCACCAGCCTGACCTGAACTTCGAAAATCCCAAGGTCATTGAGGCGCTCTTCGACGTAGTGCGGTTCTGGTTGGACCAGGGCATCGACGGGTTCCGCGCGGACGCCATCCCTTACCTGTTCGAAGAGGAAGGGACCAACTGCGAGAACCTTCCGGCTACCCATGATTTCCTGCGTAAACTGCGCGCCATGGTGGACGAAAGCTACCCCGGCCGCGTCATCATCGCCGAGGCCAACCAGCCGCCCAACGAGGTAGTGGAGTATTTCGGGACGGAGGAGGAGCCGGAGTGCCACATGGCGTTCCACTTCCCCATCATGCCGCGGCTCTACTATGCGCTCCGGGACCAGAAGGCCGCGCCCATTATCGAGACCATGCGCGACACTCCGGACATCCCGGAAGGAGCCCAGTGGGGCACCTTCCTGCGCAACCACGATGAACTGACGCTCGAAATGGTCACCGCTGACGAGCGCGCTGCGATGCTCGGCTGGTACGCGCCGGACCCGCGCATGCGCGCCAACATCGGTATCCGCCGTCGGCTGGCCCCGTTGCTGGACAACTCGCGGGCTGAGATTGAGCTGATCAACGCCCTGCTGCTGTCTCTGCCGGGCAGCCCGTTCCTGTACTACGGGGACGAGATCGGCATGGGCGACAACATCTGGCTTGAGGACCGTGACGCCGTCCGCACACCGATGCAGTGGAACCCCGACCGCAACGCGGGCTTCTCGCACGCGGACCCGGGAAAGCTCTACCTGCCGCCCATCCAGTCGCTGGTCTACAACTACAGCATGGCCAACGTGGAGGCCGAGGCCGCGCACTCCGGATCGCTGCTTCGCTGGACCCGCCAGATCCTCAGCGTCCGCCGGAACCACCCGGCTTTCGGCCTCGGCGCCTTCAAACATGTCGAAGCCGACCACGACGCCGTCCTGGCCTACCTCCGGGAATTGCCGGAGGGTAACTCCGCAGGATTGAACGGCGAAACGGTCCTCTGCGCCTTCAACCTCTCGCAGCATCCCGTGGCCGCCACGCTGCGGGTGCCCGAATACGCCGGCCGGGGACTGCGTGATGTCTTCGGCGGCCAGGTCTTTCCGGGGATCAACGACGACGGGACACTGACGCTGACCCTCGGCAGCCACGATTTCTTCTGGCTCCGGCTCCGGTCGGCGACGTCCAGTCCGTCGTCGCCCTATACACAGGCACTGCCCATCCTGTCGATAGAGAATTGA
- a CDS encoding 1,4-alpha-glucan branching enzyme, with translation MNQPILTPALTTLLKEWLPKQRWFPVNSPDFEMSQAGSLGIEDPSGHAGLAVFLLKITTGPSDGGGRTLVVQVPLSFRAAPAAGMERALVGQAAGTDPSRTWVYDALHDPDFIGGWLELIRHEAAARIGVATGFKASGNYRLPTAHGVVKVLSGEQSNTSVIVDDGESAAIVKFFRTLSAGTNPEVEVGAALTAAGTSEVPATLGWVRGEWLENGTKAGGTARGTRPVQGELAVAHEFLAGGLDAWRLAVDAARAGRDFTAEARALGAATATVHRRLAETLGRSEAAGSGQDIAAGVARRIRTAWAEAGPAVGPYDEALGALLDGLDGTSAGPLQRIHGDLHLGQILQVPAAGRTETLTATEAEPRWAILDFEGEPLRPIDERNGPDVPLRDVAGMLRSFDYAAGAAQREQEGAHVPASWVDDCADAFLGGYASVTPGTVDRTSPLFVALWLDKALYEVVYEMRNRPDWLAIPVSASRRLLGGNGAGDTAGAASEGNEMTGTARTGRPGAPLPVDDGTLGKIANGEHHAPHSVLGAHLDDYGHVTVRTVKHLAEAVSVITAAGEVPMQHEAHGAWVAVLEPSEHGHVPDYRLSVTYPGADPVTVDEPYRYLPTVGEVDLHLIGEGRHEKLWQVLGAHVQHYKSSLGDVDGVSFAVWAPNAQAVRVKGDFNGWDGREHSLRSLGSSGVWELFIPGVVAGACYKFEIRTKAGYWVEKADPMAFGTEVPPLTASRVVEPSYAFKDDEWMQARAERDPHNSAMSVYEVHLGSWRLGLGYRELAKELVDYVKWLGFTHVEFMPVAEHPFGGSWGYQVTSYFAPTSRFGHPDEFRYLVDTLHQAGIGVLLDWVPAHFPKDAWALAQFDGQPLYEHADPTLGEHPDWGTLIFDFGRTEVRNFLVANALYWLDEFHIDGLRVDAVASMLYLDYSREEGQWRPNRFGGRENLEAISFLQEVNATVYKTHPGAVMIAEESTAFPGVTAPTSHGGLGFGLKWNMGWMHDSLKYASEDPVNRKWHHGGLTFSLVYAFTENFLLPISHDEVVHGKGSMLRKMPGDRWQQLANLRAFLAYQWAHPGKQLIFMGTEFGQEAEWSEQHGLDWWLAEIPAHKGIQLLTKDLNELYTSTPSLYARDNEPAGFQWINGGDADRNVLSFIRRDADGNPVVCAINFSGAPHAGYTLGVPQAGAWSEVLNTDHTTYGGSGVLNTGELKATDEGQDGQPATLTVTLPPLGASFFTPGAPAAP, from the coding sequence ATGAACCAGCCAATACTTACTCCCGCCCTGACCACGCTCCTCAAGGAATGGCTTCCGAAGCAGCGATGGTTCCCGGTCAACAGCCCCGACTTCGAGATGTCGCAGGCAGGCAGCCTGGGCATCGAGGACCCTTCGGGGCATGCTGGGCTCGCGGTGTTCCTGCTCAAGATCACCACCGGCCCGTCCGACGGCGGCGGCCGCACCTTGGTGGTGCAGGTTCCGTTGAGCTTCCGGGCGGCACCTGCGGCCGGCATGGAACGTGCGCTGGTGGGACAGGCCGCCGGAACAGACCCGTCGAGGACCTGGGTTTACGACGCCCTCCACGACCCCGACTTTATCGGCGGCTGGCTGGAACTCATCCGGCACGAAGCCGCGGCACGCATCGGGGTGGCCACGGGCTTCAAGGCATCCGGAAACTACAGGCTCCCCACCGCCCACGGAGTGGTCAAGGTGCTGTCCGGCGAGCAGTCCAACACCTCGGTGATTGTTGACGACGGCGAGTCCGCGGCCATCGTGAAGTTCTTCCGGACACTGTCCGCCGGAACCAACCCCGAAGTTGAAGTGGGCGCTGCCCTCACCGCCGCCGGCACCTCGGAGGTCCCCGCCACACTGGGCTGGGTCCGGGGAGAATGGCTGGAGAACGGCACCAAGGCAGGCGGGACCGCGAGGGGCACCCGCCCGGTGCAGGGCGAGCTGGCAGTGGCGCACGAATTTCTCGCCGGCGGACTGGATGCCTGGCGGCTCGCCGTGGATGCAGCACGCGCAGGCAGGGACTTCACCGCCGAGGCACGCGCCCTCGGCGCCGCCACCGCCACCGTCCACCGCCGGCTCGCCGAAACGCTCGGCCGCTCAGAAGCGGCCGGGTCCGGCCAGGACATCGCGGCAGGAGTAGCCCGGCGTATCCGCACGGCCTGGGCCGAGGCCGGTCCCGCCGTCGGCCCCTATGACGAAGCACTGGGTGCCCTTCTTGACGGGCTCGACGGCACCAGCGCAGGTCCGCTGCAGCGGATCCACGGTGACCTGCACCTGGGCCAGATCCTGCAGGTGCCCGCAGCAGGCCGAACTGAAACGCTCACCGCCACTGAAGCGGAGCCCCGCTGGGCCATCCTCGATTTCGAGGGCGAGCCACTGCGACCCATCGACGAGCGGAACGGCCCCGACGTGCCCTTGCGGGACGTCGCCGGCATGCTGCGCTCCTTCGACTACGCGGCCGGAGCCGCCCAGCGCGAGCAGGAAGGCGCCCACGTACCAGCGTCCTGGGTTGACGACTGCGCCGACGCGTTCCTCGGAGGCTACGCGAGTGTCACTCCCGGCACCGTGGACCGGACGTCACCGCTGTTTGTGGCATTGTGGCTGGACAAGGCGCTGTACGAAGTTGTTTATGAAATGCGTAACAGGCCCGACTGGCTGGCGATTCCAGTAAGCGCCTCCAGACGGCTCCTGGGCGGTAACGGCGCCGGCGACACCGCCGGCGCAGCATCGGAAGGTAACGAAATGACAGGCACAGCACGAACAGGACGGCCGGGGGCTCCGCTCCCGGTGGACGACGGCACCCTGGGCAAGATTGCCAACGGTGAACACCACGCGCCGCACTCCGTACTGGGGGCGCACCTGGATGACTACGGTCACGTCACCGTCCGCACGGTCAAGCACCTGGCGGAAGCCGTCAGCGTCATCACCGCTGCAGGGGAAGTGCCGATGCAGCACGAGGCCCATGGGGCCTGGGTGGCTGTACTTGAACCGAGCGAGCACGGGCACGTCCCGGACTACCGCCTGTCCGTCACGTACCCCGGGGCCGACCCCGTCACGGTGGACGAGCCCTACCGGTACCTGCCCACAGTGGGGGAGGTGGACCTCCACCTCATCGGGGAAGGCCGCCACGAAAAGCTCTGGCAGGTCCTGGGCGCACACGTCCAGCATTACAAGTCCTCGCTGGGGGATGTGGACGGTGTTTCCTTCGCCGTGTGGGCCCCCAATGCCCAGGCCGTCCGCGTAAAGGGCGACTTCAATGGCTGGGACGGACGCGAACACTCGCTCCGCTCACTGGGCTCCTCCGGTGTCTGGGAACTCTTCATCCCCGGGGTTGTAGCAGGGGCGTGCTACAAGTTCGAGATCCGCACCAAGGCTGGCTACTGGGTTGAAAAAGCGGACCCGATGGCTTTCGGAACCGAGGTCCCGCCGCTCACGGCATCCCGCGTGGTGGAACCGTCCTACGCCTTCAAGGACGACGAATGGATGCAGGCCCGGGCCGAGCGCGACCCGCATAACTCGGCCATGAGCGTCTACGAGGTCCACCTCGGATCCTGGCGCCTGGGGCTTGGATACCGTGAGCTGGCCAAGGAGCTCGTGGACTACGTCAAGTGGCTGGGCTTCACGCACGTGGAATTCATGCCGGTTGCCGAGCACCCCTTCGGCGGTTCCTGGGGCTACCAGGTCACCTCCTACTTTGCCCCGACCTCCCGGTTCGGCCACCCCGACGAATTCCGCTACCTGGTGGACACCCTGCACCAGGCCGGCATCGGTGTCCTGCTGGACTGGGTCCCTGCCCACTTCCCCAAGGATGCATGGGCGCTGGCGCAGTTCGACGGCCAGCCCCTGTACGAGCACGCCGACCCCACCCTGGGCGAACACCCCGACTGGGGAACGCTGATCTTCGACTTCGGCCGGACCGAGGTGCGCAACTTCCTGGTGGCGAACGCACTGTACTGGCTGGACGAGTTCCACATCGACGGCCTGCGCGTGGATGCCGTGGCGTCCATGCTCTACCTGGACTACTCCCGTGAGGAGGGGCAGTGGCGGCCCAACCGGTTCGGCGGGCGGGAAAACCTTGAAGCGATCTCCTTCCTCCAGGAAGTCAATGCCACGGTCTACAAGACCCACCCTGGTGCTGTCATGATCGCCGAGGAGTCCACGGCGTTCCCCGGCGTGACCGCACCCACCAGCCACGGCGGACTGGGATTCGGCCTGAAATGGAACATGGGCTGGATGCACGATTCCCTCAAGTACGCCTCCGAGGACCCGGTCAACCGCAAATGGCACCACGGCGGCCTGACGTTCTCGCTGGTTTATGCCTTCACGGAAAACTTCCTGCTGCCCATCAGCCACGATGAAGTTGTGCACGGCAAGGGCTCGATGCTTCGCAAGATGCCGGGGGACCGTTGGCAGCAGCTGGCGAACCTGCGCGCTTTCCTCGCCTACCAGTGGGCACACCCTGGTAAGCAGCTCATCTTTATGGGCACCGAGTTTGGCCAGGAAGCGGAGTGGTCGGAGCAGCACGGACTGGACTGGTGGCTCGCTGAGATCCCCGCCCATAAGGGGATCCAGTTGCTGACCAAGGACCTGAACGAGCTCTACACGTCCACGCCATCCCTGTACGCCCGAGACAACGAACCCGCCGGGTTCCAGTGGATCAACGGTGGCGACGCTGACCGGAACGTTCTCTCCTTCATCCGCCGTGATGCGGACGGCAACCCGGTGGTTTGCGCCATCAACTTCTCCGGAGCGCCGCACGCCGGCTACACCTTGGGTGTTCCCCAAGCAGGTGCCTGGAGCGAAGTGCTCAACACGGACCACACCACGTACGGAGGCTCCGGCGTCCTGAACACCGGAGAGCTGAAGGCCACGGATGAAGGACAGGACGGGCAGCCGGCAACGCTGACCGTCACTCTTCCTCCGCTCGGTGCATCCTTCTTCACTCCGGGCGCGCCAGCCGCTCCGTAG